The Natrinema caseinilyticum genomic sequence TCGAACGCGTCGACGGCCACGTTTTCGTCGACGGTCACCGCTCGTCACCCTCCGCCGATCGATCGTCGGCCGCGGTCCGCCTCCCACCGTCGCTCGCGGCGGGGGTCGGGCGGCGGGCCCCCGACGGGTCGAAGGAGACGTCGGGTCCGAGGTACCGGGTCCACAGCACCAGCAGCGCCGGGAGGACGACCACGCTCGCGAGGAACGCGTACGTGATCGTCAGCGCGGTGATGATGCCGAACTGTTGGAGGGCGGGCAGGATCGCGAACGCGAGCGTTCCGAATCCGCCGACGGTCGTCGCTGCACTCCCGAGCAAGGCCCCGCCGGTACCGGTTACCGTCGTCCGCAGTGCCGACCAGACGTTGCCCTGTCGCTCGAGTTCGAGCGAATATCGGTCGCTGACGTGGATGCTGTAAGCGACGCCGAGCCCGATCGTGAGGCTCGTGATCATCCCCGTGAGGATGTTGAAGGGCATCCCGATGACGAACATCGTTCCCAGGATCCAGCTCACCGAGAACGCGACCGGCAAGAGGGTCACGACTCCGAGCGTCGCGCTGCTGCCGGTCAGCCTGTACGCGACGGTCAGGAAGACGAAGACGGCCACGAGCGTGATCAACAGGCTCTCGATGACGGTATCGAGCAGGTCCTGTTCGACGATGTAGCTGACGATCGGATCGCCGGTCGCGATGGCGCTCCAGCGGTCGCCGCTGTCGGCCTCGATCGAGCCGGCGATGTCTCGCATCTCGCTGGTCGTATCGCCGCTCGAGGCGCTGGGCTGGACGGCGATGACCAGTCGTGCGGACTGGTACTCGCCATCGTCGGTGCGGTGGAGCACCTGACTCGCGGCTTCCTCATCGATTTCGAACAGCTGGTCGTACAGCGCCGAGACGTTCTCGTCGGGGACGTCGTCGCCGTCCGTGTCGGCCGCCTCGAACGACTCCTCGAACGACTCGTTGCGACCGGCGACCGATTCCATCGTCGACAGCGGATCCTGCACGTCGGCCTCGCCGGTCGCGAGCTCGTAGGCGGTGTCGCTGTCCGCGGCCTCGCTCCGAGCGGCATCGATCCGCTCGAGGACGGCCGGATCGGAGACGGTACCTTCGACGAGTATCTGCGCCTGGCTGTCCTCCCGCTGGAAGTGATCGTTGACGTAGTCGAGGTCGTTTTTGGCCTGGTACTCGCCGGGTTGAAGCGATCCTGGCAGGTTGTCGGTCCAGTCGGGCGGACTGTCCGCGATGAAATCTTCCTGTTCGAAGCTGGTGTCGACCTGCGTCGCGCCGTAGACGCCGCCAGCAGTGAGGACGAGGGCGCCGATGAGGACGACCACCGGTGCCTTTCTGGCGGCGACGGAACCCACGGCGAGCGCGTCGCTGAACCGACCCTCGCCGGTGCCGAACGCACGTTTTCGGCGATCGAATCCGTGCGCTTCGAGGAACTCGTCGACCTCGATCTTCGCGGCGGGAATGAGTGCGCCGAAGACGACCAAAGCGGCGACGATTCCCACCGAACTCACGATGCCGAACTCTCGGATGGGGCCGATCGGGCTGACGAGGTTCGAGAGGAAGCCGATGACGGTCGTCGCCGTCACCCAGACGAGGGCGACGCCGACGCCTGCGAGCGCGATCGACATCGAGCCGCGAACGCTGTCGGTCGAGCCGACTTCTTCGCGTTGCTCACGATGGCGCATGAAGACGTGGATCGCGTAGTCGATCGAAAGCCCGATCAACAGCACCGGCACCGCGACGAACATCTGGTTGAACGCGATCCCGGCCCAGCCCATGAAGCCGAACGTCCAGACGAGAACGGCGACGATGCCGACGATGCCGAGTACGATGTCGAGCAGGTCGCGATACGCCACGACCAGCGCGATCACGACGAACAACAGCGCGAGGGGGCCGACGATGGCGAGACTGTCGCCCATCGACCGTTCGATCTCGTCGGTGATGACGCCGCCACCGAACACGAGGTACTCCTGGTCACGTGCGTCCGCCAGGTCACGTATCTGGAGTTGGCTCTCGATGATGCGATCGCTGACGGCCCCGGCCATCCCGGACGTCGTCTCGGTGTCGGTCCGCTGGGTGAGATACGTCATCCGGGCATCGGCTTGCGTACTTCCCGGCTCGTACGACGTCGGCATCAACGCGATCGCGAAGTTGTCCTCCGACTCGTTGCCGGACAGGGTTCGGGTGAGCGTCCGCTCGTACTCTCGTTCGTCCAGATCTTCGAGCGCGTCGATCTGCTCCTCTAACGGCGGTTGCTCCGAGCCCTGGAGCGCCGCGTACTCCTCCTCGAGGACGCCGTACGTGCCCGCTCTGTAGACGCCCTCGAGCTGGGACGAGAGATTCTGGTACTCGTCGTTCTCGCTCGGCGCGTCCGTTTGCGCGCGTATCTGGTACCGCTGCGATTCGATCGTCCGTGCCTGTGCGACGGCCGACTCGTACCGTTCGGTCTGGTTCCCGCTTACGTCGGCCGTGGCGTTCTCGACGACCGCATCGAACTGCGCCTCGAGTTGCGCCGAGCGCGTCTGATACGCAGTCTGGTTGATCGCACCGTTCTCGTAGGACTCGTTCAACTGCTCGTACTGCCGCTGGAGCCCGATCGACCGGTTGAGTCCGTCCTGTAACTGCGACCGCGTCTCGTTCAGTTCGGCGGATTGTTCGCTCCTGATGGCCGTGACCGCGACGATGTTTTCGACCCCCGTAATCGACTGGTTCTCGACGAACGTCGAATTGATCGACTCGTTGGCCCGCAGTTCCTGCTGGAACTCGAGCGACGAGATCATCGAGTCCTTGCTGAGGACGTCGTCGCCGCGGACGATCAGTTGGACGCTGGTCGTATTCTCACGCTGGTCGCTCGTGAAGTCGCCGTCGATGCGCTCGAGGGCTTTCGCTTCGGGCGAGTCGCTCTCGAACTGCGAGAGCGAGGAATCGTCGTCGACCCTCGGCATCCCGGCCCCGACGACCGCCGTCGAGAGCAGGAGAACGACGAGGACGATTCGCGTGTGCGTCGCGATTGCATCGGCGAGTCGCTCCGGAAGACTCATCCGGACACCTCTCGGATGAGTTCAGATATGTCACAGGAGACCATTCTGTTGTTATGATCCTACAAACTCGGCGTATATACGTGTTTGGAAATCGTGTTCGGGCGGTTGATTCCCGAAATCGGGGGAAAGAGAGTATAGTACTGAATGTAACGGTGTTAGTACAGTCCGATAGGTGCGCGGATTAAGTGCGCGTTCGAACCCGCCGCCGCGTCGACGACGTCAATCGATCGAAACGGTCAGTAGATCGTCGGCGAATCGGACGTCGCCGTCGTAGTGAGCGCCGAGCGACTCGAGCATCTCCTCGTGGCGACCGTCAGTGTGGGGATAGAGGTGCGTCAGGTAGACGCGACCGATTTCTCGTCCGGCCAGTTCCCGACCCAGCGATTCGGGCGTCGGGTGATTCGAGACGTCGACGTCGTCGGGGAACGAGCAATCGTGCGCGAGGATCGCCGTCCCCTCGGCGAAGTTCGCCAGTCCTGCGAAAGCCTCGCTGTCGCCGCTGAACGTGAACAGATCGCCGAACCGATACGCCAGACACGGAAGCGAGTGTCGCGTTTCGTAGGCGGAGACGTCGAACCCTGCGACGGAGAACTCGCCGGGGACGATCTCCCGGACCTGTAACTCGAGTTTGTCCTGCATGTACTCGTAGACCGACAGCAGGTCGTCTACCATGGCCTTGGTTCCCTGCGGCCCGACGATCTCGAGGTGTTCCTCACCGGCGAGCCAGCGAGCCTTCATCAACGGTACCACGTCGGCGACGTGATCGAGGTGGTGGTGGGTCAAAAGGATCGTCGAGACGTTCTCGTAGCCGACGCCTGACTGCTGGAGCCGGTGGAGCACCCCGGCGCCGCAGTCGATCAACAGCGTCCGGCCGTCGTCCTGGACCAGAATTCCCGCCTGAACCCGGTCGCCGGTGGGCATCGCGCTCCCCGTGCCGAGAAAGGTGATTCGCATGGGCGAATCTGGCACCTCCGCCCCGATAAGGATACTCCTCGTGCCCGCGTCGGCACAAAGATTCAAGCAGGTGGACTCTCCAACGTGGTGTACCGTATCGATGGAATCGTCTGCGATCACTCGTCCGCTGGATCGCGTCCCGATCAGCGAGTGGTACTCGAGCCCGGAAGCCATCGTGGTGGCGAACCGTCCCGTCGCTCGGACGGTGAGGGAATGATCGGCCGCTTCGAGGATCCGTTTCGACCGTCGGTCACGAGAACCACGCTGTATCGGGTCGTCGGCTGGCTGCTGTGGGTGTACGTCGTCAGTCTGCTGGTTGTCGGTGTCTACAGCGTCCTGTGGATTTTCGAAATCGCCGGCGTCCTTCCCGGACGCTGGCTGTCGACCGCCTGGATCGGCGTCCCCGCGATAGGATCGGTGTTTCTCGTCCTGTTGATTCCGCTCTATTACGCCGGTCGGTCGAACGATCGATAACGAGCGTGCCACGCACGAACCGAGTCGGTTTCGTCGATACCCGCGCTATCGCTCTCATGTCCTCGTCGATCGCCACTGGTGGCCGTCGCCGCCCGCCTCGGCGCCGTCAGTTCGACAGTCCTTCCGATGGGAAACGAACGGCGCGTATCGGCGGTTTTTTCGCCACGACGATCGGATCAGCGGACGATACCCGTACCATGACGGTCGTTCTCGCCGGCGTCGGCGCCGATAGCACGAATTTCGGTGCACTGGCACCCCTCTACGACGACGGACGCTTCGAATACGTTCCGATTCCCGAGAAAACCGACGCGACGGCGGAAACCGAAACCCTGGGATCGTGGCCGCTCAGGGTTGGCGAGGGCGTAGCCGCGGACCTGACGACCCGCATCACTCCGCAGCCGGGACACGACGGCGCGGAGACGGTTGCCGGGGATGCACTCGAGTCCTGGCCCCTCCACCACGATCCCGATTTCGAGTCCTTGACCTACGGGGAACACCGGACCAGCGGGTACGTCTCGCGGCTGCGCGCGCTCGAGTCCGGCGACGTTTCGGCTTCTACGCCGGCCTTCGCCGGCCCGATGGGGACCGCGCCCACCGGTATCTGATCGGCTTCTTCACCGTCGACGAGGTGGTGGTCCTCGGCCCCGACACCCCGCCGACCGAGCGCGCCGCGATCATCGCCGCCCACCCGGAAAACGCACACGCGAAACGCGCCCGGGACGGCGACCTCTACCTCGAGAAACAGATCGTGATCGTCGACGGCCGCGAGCCAGGTGGCCTCTTCGACCGAGAGCCGATTCGGCTGAGCGACTACTACGTCGCGGACGGCAACGAGCGGCCGCAGTATTACCTGCGTGAGGAAATCGCGACCGAATGGAACGTCCGGGCCGGCGGCGCGAACATGATGTACAAACCGGCCTACAGGTGCGATCTCACGGGGTCCGAATTCCGCGAGTTGATCGGGGTCTCCGGTGAGCGGACGGTGACCGGTTCGCACACCGGCTGAACGGACAAACGCCTCCGTCGGTCGTCGCGCGTGATACGGCCTCGAGAAACCCTGGAAACGATACTTCGGCACGCCGTCCGTCCTGGGTCGACCGACGACACGACGTCGATCTCGCTCGAGATCCCGGCGACGACTAGCGCCTCTCGGTGCGCTCGAGCGGGGCGACAAACGGCGCGACGTCGCCGAACGTCGGGCCGGGTCGTATCTCGCCGTCGGGATCCTCGTAGTCGACGACGCCGTGGTCCGCGAGACGCGGCAGGTGATCGTGAATCAGCCTGATCGTGAGCGCTCGAGGATCGACGTGTTCACCGACTTCCACGGCCCGGTGGTCCGACACGAGATACCGCACGAGGTCTCGAGTCGTCGTTCGCTCCACCGCGTTCAGTCGGCGAAGCGTGCCCCTCCGCGTTTCGTTCGAGAGGAGCGCGTGAACGGTGGCGCTTTCGAGAGAGTGCGACCTTGCGTACGACATGGACGACCGTCGGTGGTCGATCCGTAGGTCGATGTTCCCTAACCGGTTAGGGCCGGGAACGAACCGTTCGGGCCGGTTCGTGGCGCGACGGGACGCTTCCACCGGTTTTCTCTCGGTCACGAACTGGCCCGAAGTTTGATGAGTCCTGAATTCGACCGTCAGAGCGGTGACCGAACGTGGTTGACAGATCGAGAATTGCACGATCACCGGCCACTATCGCCGTCGGCTACGCGGTGATCGGCACGATCTGGATTCTCGCGTCGGACGTTCTCGTCTACACCGTCGTCGAAAATCTCGGGGTAGCGATCTCCGTTCAGGTGCTCAAGGGGTGGCTATTCGTCGTCGGGTCGTCGGTCGTCCTCTACGGACTCGTCTCGTACAGCCAGCGAGATATCGAGCGAACGAACGAACGGCTCGACCGAGCGCTCCAGCAGACGAGTATCCTCCAGCGAATTATCCGTCACAACCTGCGAAACACCTGCAACATCATACGAGGGAACGCCGAACTCCTCGCGGCCGATTTTTCTCCGGACAGCGAGCGCGCCGACCGCGTCGAAACGATCACGAAACAGACGGACCGACTCGTGGAACTGAGCGAAAAGACCCATTTGCTCCGGGACGTGGTCCTTGACGATTCGATCGCGCCGCGACAGATCGACCTCTCTCAGCTCCTCGAATTGCGTGTCGAGAAGGCACGCGAGCAGTATCCGAACGCGACCATCCAGGCAGCGTATCCCGAGGGAGTCGTCCGCGAAACCGATCCGCGACTCGAGACCGCCATCGACGAACTCATCGAGAACGCGGTCGAACACGACGACACGGACGAACCGGTCGTCGAGGTGTCGATGTGGGCGAACGAGGATACGTCCGTGACGATCGACGTCAGCGATACGGGCCCGGGACTCCCCGATATCGAGCGGACCGTCTTCGAAGAGGGAATCGAGACGCCGATGGCTCATTCGGAGGGCGTCGGCCTGTGGATCACCCAGACGATCATCTCACGGCTCGCGGGGACGATTGCGATCGAAGACAACGAGCCCCGTGGCACGACGGTTCGGCTGACGCTACCGGCGGCGGGCTCACGGTAACGGTACCGGCACCAGCGCGACCGCGGTTGCGGCGACCACTTTCGCGCCGTGCCACGCAGCCCGAGCCGTCTGGAGTGACGATACCGAATGGATCGGTTTCATGTAGCGATACCTCCAACAGTGCTGTTAGTGACAGCTTCCGACGATCCGCCGCCGCGTCACGCACGCGTCGAGCGCCACGCGACACCAGGACCGCGAAACTCGCTCGCTCACTGGACCGCCGCCCGCAATCCGATCCGGGTGGCGATCAACTACGTCGTCGTCTGGCTGATCAGGATCTCGCCCAGCCTCCGCCTCAAACGCTGGCTCCTTCGCCGGATCGGCGTCACGGTCGGCGACGGCGTTTCCTGGGGCCTCGAGGCCACGCCGGACGTTTTCTGGCCCGATCTCATCACCGTCCGGTCGGATGCGATCGTCGGCTACGACGCGACGATCCTGTGTCACGAATTCCTCCAGGACGAGTACCGGACCGGCGAGGTCGTCGTCGGCGAACGGGTGATGATCGGAGCGGGCGCGATAATCCTCCCGGGCGTCGAAATCGGTCCGGACGCTCGGATCGCGGCGAACTCGCTGGTAACTCGTGACGTCCCGTCCGGGGCGACCGTCGCGGGCGTGCCAGCGGAGCCGATGGGACGCGGGGGAACGGACCGAGACGCGGCGAATCTCGAGTAGCGAAGATCGGTACTCGGAGCGCGGGGTAGCGGGTCGAGACGCCGATGAGAAGCGATCGCTTCCGAACGGTCCGTGCGGGGTGGATCGTCGGTCAGAGCCGCCGGAAACTACAGCGACGACCAGGACTTTCGGGCCTCGTTCCAGGAGGTGATGTCGGCGATCCAGCGGGCGGCGATCATCTTCTTCAGATTTTCCGCCGGGAAGCCGCCGAACGTGTCGACGGGAATCGATATGCCGAGTGCGGGCTTGACGTCGTGGGCGACGGCTTTCTCGCCGACGGAGATGACGGTCCCCTTGTCGTCGAACTCCCAGGTCTTCAGCGGCCGGTTCTCGATCGCACGCGAGATGTTCTCGCCGGCCACTTCCGCGGCTTGCCAGGCGGCCTGTGCCGTCGGCGGGGCGGGCTGGTCACCCTGATCGATGATGGCCGAATCCCCGATGGCGAACACCCGTTCGTCGGAGGTCTGGAAGTTCGCCTCGGTCGGCAACCGGTTGTGCTCTTTCTCGAGATCGGTGTCGTCGAACGCGTCTCGGCCGGTGATTCCGCCGGTCCAGACGAGGACGTCGTACTCGAGGGGTTCGCCCTCGTCGAACTCGATCGCATCGTCGTTCGCCTCGGTGATCGGGTCGTCCGTGTGGATCCGGACGCCGGCGTCCTCGAGGAGGTCCCGAAGCGCCTGCTGGATCTCCGGGTCGTTACCGGGGAAGATTTCGTCGAGGGCCTCGACGAGGTGAATTTCGATCGGCGCGCGATGGATATCGCGGAACTCCGCGATTTCGCCGGCGGTCTGGATGCCGGAGAGGCCAGCGCCGCCGATGACGATCTGTGCAGGATCGCCGCGAGTCGCGTTCTGGCTGGCGTCGGTGACGGCCTCGTGGATTTCCAGTGCGTCGTCGAGGCTCTTTAGCGTCAGCGAATGTTCCTCGAGGCCGGGAATTCCGTAGTAGGCGGTCTGGCTCCCCAGGCCGACGAGGACGTAATCGTACTCGACGTCGTCGCCCTCCGCGAGTTCGACGGTCTGGTCGTCGACGTCGAGGCCGACGACTTCGTCCTTGATAAACTGGGTCGTCGGGTCCGTTATCTGATCGACCGGGAAGGTGATATCCGAGCGGACGTCGGGGTCCCGGATGACGCGGTGAGACTCGTGTAGAACGAGATGGTAGTCGACGTCAGCGATCCACGTGAGCCGGGCGTTTCCCCCAAGTTCCGACTGAAGTTTTTTGATCGCACCAGTACCGGCGTAACCGGCACCGAGCACGACGACGTTCTCCGTCATACGCCACACTCAGAAACCCTACGATACAAAGGTGTTGAAACGGGGATTCGTGTGTACGGTGTTCTCATTGGACTATGATCACACGTTTCACAGATCGACCGCGACAACGGGGATCGTCACAGGATACGCTTGCCGAAGGCACTCGCCGTCAACTCGGCCGCCATCGTCGCCGTCTCGTTCGCCTCGTCCAGGATCGGATTCACCTCGACGACGTCCATCGATCGGAGGATCCCGTCCGCCTCGTCCCGACGCGAAATCGCCTCGAAGGCGGCGTGCGCTTCCCGGTAGGTGACGCCGCCGCGGACGGGGGTGCCGACTCCGGGCGCCGTCTTGGGATCGAGCCAGTCGAGGTCGAGGCTGACGTGAACGCCCTCGGTGCCGTCTGTCGCGACCGCGATCGCGTCCTCGATGACGGCGGAGATGCCCCGCTGGTCTATGTCGGACATCGTAAACGCGGTCATCTCGCTGTCTCGAATCAGCGCGCGCTCGCGCTCGTCGATGCTTCGGAGGCCGACGTAGACGAGCGACGATTCACGGAGCCCGGACGCGGGCGCCCACGTCGTCTCTCCGAATAGACCGCGTCCGAGGGCGGCAGCCAGTGGCATTCCGTGAACGTTTCCGCTCGGGGAGGTCGCCGGCGTGTTGCAGTCGGCGTGGGCATCGAACCAGATCACTCC encodes the following:
- a CDS encoding DUF7344 domain-containing protein: MSYARSHSLESATVHALLSNETRRGTLRRLNAVERTTTRDLVRYLVSDHRAVEVGEHVDPRALTIRLIHDHLPRLADHGVVDYEDPDGEIRPGPTFGDVAPFVAPLERTERR
- a CDS encoding MBL fold metallo-hydrolase — protein: MRITFLGTGSAMPTGDRVQAGILVQDDGRTLLIDCGAGVLHRLQQSGVGYENVSTILLTHHHLDHVADVVPLMKARWLAGEEHLEIVGPQGTKAMVDDLLSVYEYMQDKLELQVREIVPGEFSVAGFDVSAYETRHSLPCLAYRFGDLFTFSGDSEAFAGLANFAEGTAILAHDCSFPDDVDVSNHPTPESLGRELAGREIGRVYLTHLYPHTDGRHEEMLESLGAHYDGDVRFADDLLTVSID
- a CDS encoding acyltransferase, with translation MTASDDPPPRHARVERHATPGPRNSLAHWTAARNPIRVAINYVVVWLIRISPSLRLKRWLLRRIGVTVGDGVSWGLEATPDVFWPDLITVRSDAIVGYDATILCHEFLQDEYRTGEVVVGERVMIGAGAIILPGVEIGPDARIAANSLVTRDVPSGATVAGVPAEPMGRGGTDRDAANLE
- the rocF gene encoding arginase; this encodes MGRTVRLIGVPMDYGANRRGVDMGPSAIRYAGLADGLERAGVTPVDDGDLSMPRAEERDPDADQPRRGNAKFLREIEDVCRPLSDRVASTLANGEFPLVLGGDHSVAIGSLNGSARGEALGVIWFDAHADCNTPATSPSGNVHGMPLAAALGRGLFGETTWAPASGLRESSLVYVGLRSIDERERALIRDSEMTAFTMSDIDQRGISAVIEDAIAVATDGTEGVHVSLDLDWLDPKTAPGVGTPVRGGVTYREAHAAFEAISRRDEADGILRSMDVVEVNPILDEANETATMAAELTASAFGKRIL
- a CDS encoding sensor histidine kinase — protein: MVDRSRIARSPATIAVGYAVIGTIWILASDVLVYTVVENLGVAISVQVLKGWLFVVGSSVVLYGLVSYSQRDIERTNERLDRALQQTSILQRIIRHNLRNTCNIIRGNAELLAADFSPDSERADRVETITKQTDRLVELSEKTHLLRDVVLDDSIAPRQIDLSQLLELRVEKAREQYPNATIQAAYPEGVVRETDPRLETAIDELIENAVEHDDTDEPVVEVSMWANEDTSVTIDVSDTGPGLPDIERTVFEEGIETPMAHSEGVGLWITQTIISRLAGTIAIEDNEPRGTTVRLTLPAAGSR
- a CDS encoding NAD(P)/FAD-dependent oxidoreductase, producing the protein MTENVVVLGAGYAGTGAIKKLQSELGGNARLTWIADVDYHLVLHESHRVIRDPDVRSDITFPVDQITDPTTQFIKDEVVGLDVDDQTVELAEGDDVEYDYVLVGLGSQTAYYGIPGLEEHSLTLKSLDDALEIHEAVTDASQNATRGDPAQIVIGGAGLSGIQTAGEIAEFRDIHRAPIEIHLVEALDEIFPGNDPEIQQALRDLLEDAGVRIHTDDPITEANDDAIEFDEGEPLEYDVLVWTGGITGRDAFDDTDLEKEHNRLPTEANFQTSDERVFAIGDSAIIDQGDQPAPPTAQAAWQAAEVAGENISRAIENRPLKTWEFDDKGTVISVGEKAVAHDVKPALGISIPVDTFGGFPAENLKKMIAARWIADITSWNEARKSWSSL
- a CDS encoding efflux RND transporter permease subunit → MSLPERLADAIATHTRIVLVVLLLSTAVVGAGMPRVDDDSSLSQFESDSPEAKALERIDGDFTSDQRENTTSVQLIVRGDDVLSKDSMISSLEFQQELRANESINSTFVENQSITGVENIVAVTAIRSEQSAELNETRSQLQDGLNRSIGLQRQYEQLNESYENGAINQTAYQTRSAQLEAQFDAVVENATADVSGNQTERYESAVAQARTIESQRYQIRAQTDAPSENDEYQNLSSQLEGVYRAGTYGVLEEEYAALQGSEQPPLEEQIDALEDLDEREYERTLTRTLSGNESEDNFAIALMPTSYEPGSTQADARMTYLTQRTDTETTSGMAGAVSDRIIESQLQIRDLADARDQEYLVFGGGVITDEIERSMGDSLAIVGPLALLFVVIALVVAYRDLLDIVLGIVGIVAVLVWTFGFMGWAGIAFNQMFVAVPVLLIGLSIDYAIHVFMRHREQREEVGSTDSVRGSMSIALAGVGVALVWVTATTVIGFLSNLVSPIGPIREFGIVSSVGIVAALVVFGALIPAAKIEVDEFLEAHGFDRRKRAFGTGEGRFSDALAVGSVAARKAPVVVLIGALVLTAGGVYGATQVDTSFEQEDFIADSPPDWTDNLPGSLQPGEYQAKNDLDYVNDHFQREDSQAQILVEGTVSDPAVLERIDAARSEAADSDTAYELATGEADVQDPLSTMESVAGRNESFEESFEAADTDGDDVPDENVSALYDQLFEIDEEAASQVLHRTDDGEYQSARLVIAVQPSASSGDTTSEMRDIAGSIEADSGDRWSAIATGDPIVSYIVEQDLLDTVIESLLITLVAVFVFLTVAYRLTGSSATLGVVTLLPVAFSVSWILGTMFVIGMPFNILTGMITSLTIGLGVAYSIHVSDRYSLELERQGNVWSALRTTVTGTGGALLGSAATTVGGFGTLAFAILPALQQFGIITALTITYAFLASVVVLPALLVLWTRYLGPDVSFDPSGARRPTPAASDGGRRTAADDRSAEGDER